One part of the Sphingobacterium sp. LZ7M1 genome encodes these proteins:
- a CDS encoding IS110 family transposase, whose protein sequence is MLRQNTDLNFDGQPIYIGIDVHLKSWNVAIYSKDLFLKCIHQESNVGVLVNHLWKNYPGASYHSVYEAGFCGFWIHRELQAHGVHNIVVNPADVPSTQKELLHKSDPIDSKKLGRALRAGVLRGIYVPSPDCEDARSLVRLRHSTVREIGRMKNRLKSFLYTNGISYPEAFLHNGTHWSRRFMAWLKEDVHIKGEFGRRTLELLVRKVEYHRGFLLELNRELRSMMAQQVHAVDYALLRSVPGIGPVTAMSLLVELEDIRRFANSDHLASFIGIVPTRHSSGERDPDGELTFRRHELLRRMLVEASWIAVRNDPVLALGFSKACLKMKKNLAIIKVARKLVNRIAYVLRTREKYVIGVVK, encoded by the coding sequence ATGCTACGACAAAATACGGATTTAAATTTTGATGGACAACCGATCTATATCGGAATAGATGTCCATCTAAAGAGCTGGAACGTTGCGATCTACAGCAAGGACCTGTTCCTTAAGTGCATCCACCAGGAATCCAACGTGGGGGTCCTGGTGAACCATCTCTGGAAAAATTATCCCGGAGCCTCCTACCATTCGGTATATGAGGCGGGGTTCTGCGGTTTCTGGATCCATCGCGAACTCCAGGCGCACGGGGTCCACAACATCGTGGTCAATCCCGCCGATGTCCCCAGCACCCAGAAGGAGCTGCTCCACAAGAGCGATCCGATAGATAGCAAGAAACTGGGCAGGGCCCTTCGGGCCGGTGTCTTACGGGGGATATACGTCCCTTCGCCCGATTGTGAGGACGCCAGGTCCCTAGTGCGGCTGCGCCATTCCACGGTGAGGGAGATCGGCAGGATGAAGAACCGGCTGAAGTCATTCCTGTACACCAATGGCATCAGCTACCCCGAGGCCTTCCTGCACAACGGGACGCACTGGTCCAGGCGGTTCATGGCGTGGCTGAAGGAGGATGTCCACATCAAGGGCGAATTTGGCAGGCGGACGCTGGAGCTGCTGGTCCGGAAAGTGGAGTACCACAGGGGATTCCTGCTGGAGCTGAACCGGGAACTCAGGAGCATGATGGCCCAGCAGGTGCATGCCGTGGACTACGCGCTGCTGCGCTCTGTCCCGGGCATCGGTCCGGTGACGGCCATGAGCCTGCTGGTCGAGCTGGAGGACATCCGGCGGTTCGCCAACAGCGACCACCTGGCCAGCTTTATCGGCATCGTGCCGACCAGGCACAGTTCAGGTGAGCGTGACCCGGACGGAGAACTGACCTTCCGCAGGCACGAGCTGCTGAGGCGGATGCTGGTCGAGGCATCCTGGATCGCCGTGCGGAACGACCCGGTGCTGGCCCTGGGCTTTTCAAAGGCCTGCCTGAAGATGAAAAAGAACCTGGCGATCATCAAGGTCGCAAGGAAACTGGTCAACCGGATAGCGTATGTGCTGAGGACCAGGGAAAAATATGTTATTGGAGTAGTGAAATGA
- the htpG gene encoding molecular chaperone HtpG — protein MQEEKGTISIHTENIFPVIKKFLYSDNEIFLRELVSNAVDASQKIKRLASLGQYNGEVGDLTVQVKVDEEAKTITISDNGIGMTAEEIKKYINQIAFSGATEFMEKFKEANDANEIIGRFGLGFYSAFMVADQVEIDSLSYQEGAEAAHWVCDGSTSYEISAGSRTTRGTDVILHINEESLEFLQKQRIQQILNKYCKFLPVPIQFGMKSESEPDGEDEEGKPKYKTVEVPNIINNTHPAWTKSPSELTDEDYLKFYHELYPHSMDEPLFWIHLNVDYPFNLTGILYFPKIKNELEIQCNKIQLYSRQVFITDEVKDIVPEFLMLLQGVIDSPDIPLNVSRSFLQADSNVKKINNYITKKVADKLNEIFKSDRKGFEEKWSDISLFIKYGMLSDEKFAEKANDFCLLQNVNNEYYTFKEYYEKVKDIQVDKDGNIIYLYTQDKAQQDGYIAAALAKGYDVLNFNGPLDTHFAGYVEQHGGEKVQLKRVDSDVIDKLIPKDEKIEQTLTEDESKKATGIFEKAISRPDMKVEVDALNANDLPVAVTIDEFMRRMKDMAKTGGGMGFYGTLPDNYKVTVNGNHPLVKRIVESSEEEGEKLAKQAFDLALLSRGLLTGAELTAFVKRSVDLI, from the coding sequence ATGCAAGAAGAGAAGGGTACTATTTCAATTCATACCGAGAATATATTTCCGGTGATTAAGAAGTTCTTATACTCAGATAACGAAATATTTTTACGCGAGCTTGTATCCAATGCGGTCGATGCTTCCCAAAAGATCAAAAGATTAGCTTCATTAGGTCAATATAATGGAGAAGTGGGCGACCTTACGGTACAAGTGAAAGTTGATGAAGAAGCAAAGACCATTACCATTTCGGATAACGGAATTGGTATGACTGCCGAGGAGATCAAGAAATACATCAACCAGATTGCCTTTTCAGGGGCTACAGAATTCATGGAGAAATTTAAAGAAGCTAACGATGCCAATGAAATCATTGGTCGATTTGGTCTTGGTTTCTACTCGGCATTCATGGTTGCTGATCAGGTTGAAATTGACTCTTTGTCTTACCAAGAAGGAGCAGAGGCTGCACATTGGGTTTGTGATGGATCTACTTCCTATGAGATCTCTGCAGGTAGCAGAACAACCCGTGGAACCGATGTTATCTTACATATCAATGAAGAGTCTTTGGAATTCCTTCAAAAGCAAAGAATTCAACAAATCCTTAATAAATATTGTAAGTTCTTGCCGGTTCCAATCCAATTTGGAATGAAATCAGAATCTGAACCTGATGGTGAAGATGAAGAAGGTAAACCAAAATACAAGACCGTAGAGGTTCCCAATATTATCAACAATACGCATCCCGCTTGGACAAAATCGCCATCAGAATTGACTGATGAAGATTATTTGAAGTTCTACCATGAACTTTATCCACATTCTATGGATGAACCTTTGTTCTGGATTCACCTAAACGTGGATTATCCATTTAATTTGACCGGAATCCTATATTTTCCGAAAATCAAGAACGAATTGGAAATCCAATGCAATAAGATCCAATTGTATTCTAGACAGGTATTCATTACCGATGAGGTAAAAGATATCGTTCCAGAATTCCTGATGTTATTGCAAGGGGTCATTGATTCTCCAGATATTCCTCTGAACGTTTCAAGATCATTCTTACAGGCGGATAGCAATGTGAAGAAGATCAACAACTATATCACCAAAAAGGTAGCGGACAAATTGAACGAGATCTTTAAATCAGACCGTAAAGGTTTTGAGGAAAAATGGTCTGATATCAGTTTGTTCATTAAATACGGTATGTTGAGCGATGAGAAATTTGCTGAAAAAGCAAATGATTTCTGCTTGCTTCAGAATGTGAACAATGAATATTATACCTTCAAGGAGTACTACGAAAAGGTTAAGGATATCCAAGTAGACAAAGATGGCAACATTATTTACCTGTATACCCAAGATAAAGCGCAGCAAGATGGCTACATTGCAGCAGCCTTGGCAAAAGGATATGATGTCCTGAATTTCAATGGTCCTTTGGATACGCATTTTGCAGGCTATGTGGAGCAACATGGCGGCGAGAAGGTGCAGTTGAAACGTGTTGACTCAGATGTAATCGATAAATTGATTCCTAAAGACGAGAAAATCGAACAGACTCTGACTGAAGATGAGAGCAAGAAAGCAACTGGAATTTTTGAGAAAGCGATCTCTCGTCCGGATATGAAGGTTGAGGTGGATGCCTTGAATGCCAATGATCTCCCAGTTGCCGTAACTATCGATGAGTTTATGCGTCGTATGAAAGATATGGCGAAAACTGGTGGTGGTATGGGATTCTATGGTACTTTGCCTGATAACTATAAGGTAACGGTTAATGGAAACCATCCATTAGTGAAACGCATTGTTGAATCTTCCGAAGAAGAAGGTGAAAAGCTAGCCAAACAGGCATTTGATCTTGCTCTATTGTCAAGAGGTCTGTTGACTGGCGCTGAATTGACAGCTTTTGTAAAAAGAAGCGTGGATTTGATTTAG
- a CDS encoding suppressor of fused domain protein, translating into MIFKKPDFLKSPLEHFRSQLEDTLQAKAAVFREKSVKKKLPFVYSLVFHKTEDSPMTTFSYGLSFANHPDQHNKVELCLQMDSEDMTWAHVVGYLTNQLRGDCPFNSGEIIRLGQKVSQESDLNAFVVIPVQDGIPQKVKDGRKSTVQLLELLPIYEQEVYNIQKLGLDNFIKQLGKSKTDPKRKPL; encoded by the coding sequence ATGATATTTAAAAAACCAGATTTCCTTAAGTCTCCTTTGGAACATTTCCGCAGCCAATTGGAAGATACCCTACAAGCAAAAGCAGCTGTTTTTCGGGAGAAAAGCGTAAAGAAAAAACTTCCATTCGTCTATTCATTGGTTTTTCACAAAACTGAAGACAGCCCAATGACAACCTTCTCCTATGGTCTTTCATTCGCCAATCATCCAGATCAACACAATAAGGTTGAATTATGCCTGCAGATGGATTCTGAAGATATGACCTGGGCACATGTTGTTGGATATTTAACCAATCAGCTCCGTGGGGATTGCCCTTTCAATAGTGGCGAAATAATCCGACTGGGGCAAAAGGTCAGCCAAGAGTCTGACCTAAACGCTTTTGTGGTGATTCCTGTTCAAGATGGTATTCCCCAAAAAGTGAAGGATGGGAGGAAATCAACTGTACAACTGTTAGAATTGCTTCCTATTTATGAACAGGAAGTCTATAATATCCAAAAATTAGGATTGGATAATTTCATCAAGCAACTCGGAAAGTCCAAAACAGACCCTAAACGGAAACCATTATAA
- a CDS encoding DUF4397 domain-containing protein — translation MKKHSLLLVIALSILTLSSCLKDNDDYPDLNYPAVSLFNFYPKSSGILYAVNGNLLNQIDPRYKGISMFFAIPGNKKIQVVDRLNNQPIIDTTFTFADSVVYSCMVYGTEEKPEFIRVPDVELKNAGTKTGVRFFHLANQVGKVNFKVGSQEIVGSTNRVKENPNTVAQTQIFRESTTGKTAVTVTDEQGKVIAKIDEINLENNKHYNFMLIGTKDNSEFPLELVYSFYNITD, via the coding sequence ATGAAAAAACATAGTCTTCTATTAGTCATTGCACTAAGTATATTAACATTAAGTAGTTGTCTAAAGGATAATGATGATTATCCAGATTTAAACTACCCTGCTGTTTCCCTTTTTAACTTCTATCCAAAAAGTTCGGGAATACTATACGCAGTCAATGGAAACCTTTTAAATCAGATAGATCCGCGTTACAAAGGTATCTCTATGTTCTTCGCTATCCCGGGAAACAAAAAGATACAGGTTGTAGATCGCTTAAATAATCAACCCATCATTGATACGACTTTCACATTTGCCGATTCAGTGGTATATAGTTGTATGGTCTATGGAACGGAAGAAAAACCTGAATTTATCAGGGTTCCAGATGTAGAATTGAAAAATGCAGGGACTAAAACCGGGGTTAGGTTCTTCCATTTGGCCAACCAAGTAGGCAAAGTAAATTTCAAGGTAGGCAGTCAGGAAATTGTCGGATCGACCAACCGTGTAAAGGAAAACCCTAACACTGTCGCCCAGACACAAATCTTTAGGGAGTCCACTACGGGAAAAACTGCTGTTACCGTTACTGATGAACAAGGAAAGGTAATTGCCAAAATTGATGAAATTAATTTGGAGAACAATAAACATTACAACTTCATGTTAATCGGAACGAAGGACAACAGTGAATTTCCTTTAGAGCTTGTATACAGCTTCTATAACATTACAGATTAA
- a CDS encoding DUF6882 domain-containing protein — translation MSLEKPKIDESFRVLHAKAHEYITDQQEILEEQHAFGQFSSYTVDWENNIISFSNEDNSNLNLAFQIVGSIDPEKSIWTWRWDNPEISEAEKEELDIIKNYGEFYDFGYLSNPKLEIDTPIAWALTAISGYLRISKGIFRIQKDTEAHFVYFKEVLA, via the coding sequence ATGAGCCTTGAGAAACCCAAAATAGACGAATCTTTTCGTGTACTTCACGCTAAAGCGCATGAATATATTACGGATCAACAAGAAATTCTTGAAGAACAGCATGCCTTTGGCCAATTCTCCAGCTATACCGTAGATTGGGAAAATAATATCATCAGCTTTTCAAATGAGGACAATTCAAACTTAAATCTAGCGTTTCAGATTGTGGGTAGTATTGATCCTGAGAAATCGATTTGGACCTGGAGATGGGATAATCCAGAAATCTCTGAAGCTGAAAAGGAAGAATTGGATATCATCAAAAATTATGGTGAATTCTATGATTTTGGATACCTCAGCAACCCAAAACTGGAAATCGACACCCCTATCGCTTGGGCTTTGACCGCAATTTCCGGTTACCTCCGCATTTCCAAAGGAATCTTCAGGATTCAAAAAGACACTGAAGCCCATTTTGTATACTTTAAGGAAGTGTTAGCTTAA
- the smc gene encoding chromosome segregation protein SMC yields MQLTKLEIRGFKSFGDKVTINFNEGVTAIVGPNGCGKSNVVDAMRWVLGEQSTKNLRSDKMENIIFNGTKNRKAANLAEVSLTFDNTKNILPTEFATVTITRKLFRTGESEYRLNDVKCRLKDITDLFLDTGIGSDTYSIIELKMIDEIIANKDNSRRNLFEEASGISKYKVRKKQTLSKLKDTESDLSRVDDLLFEINKNLKSLENQAKKAEKYFKLKDEYKEASIGLAYYKLEGFQTDLERITDQEAEQQEKLRNVLSKMESKEKTLQESKTDILAKEQNLSTQQKATQEYINKIRSYESEKKIKNAQLQHLQEKETRLNNDLQIDKQQLNHVQYQIKRLNEELFEEQNSLDILKQDLDTNKIEVEELRAQQSSAKTKLDEFSKNSQALQSQIYALEKELAVLGIQKEALEQESLRTSHDSESKELELQQFNHAVAELEERVGIQQDQFDEALRTEEEIQRQIAQCETKLKESADDLSRKARSVDSKQNEYNLTKSLVDNLEGFPESIKFLRKHAGWKKNPPLFSDILFCKEDYRVAVENFLEPIMNHYVVETKEDAVQAIKLLSDSSRGRANFFVLEAINEQKPNNSAKENNKALIPAMDIIKVDEKYRNLCNILLQDVYLIDSEAEIDIDANLPADNIVLLQKEGKYAKNKLGISGGSVGLFEGKRIGRAKNLEILEKEIKDLNEQIDIIQETQEALNSQLVGLKGSSQKEFIDEQRIQLNRLNNELTTVKTKQEQYQTFINSSQNRKQDIETKVANIIAQLEKSEPELATFKETATENQTVLSRLEDSYHELTEILNEKSTVYNQENIKFHQQQNKVNTLQRDVEYRETQRENLEDRIEKFSIEFETVKNDLKEALSFVDNNDTDLGSMYEQKELLEKGLQEVEENFFKSRKVINDLEDEINQLRKSKDISDALISELKDKKTTLQIDLNALKERLSVEFNIELQDLLEAEIPEERLAMADLETSCRKLKKQLDDYGSINPMAKEAYDEMDERHGFIQKEKTDLMEAKASLLSTIQEIDQSANDKFMYAFTTVRENFIKVFRSLFNEEDSCDIVLSDPNNPLESDIDIVARPKGKRPLSINQLSGGEKTLTSTALLFSLYLLKPAPFCIFDEVDAPLDDTNIDKFNNIIREFSNQSQFIVVSHNKRTIASTDIIYGVTMVEQGVSRVVAVDLRDVA; encoded by the coding sequence ATGCAATTAACAAAATTAGAGATTAGAGGGTTTAAAAGTTTTGGTGACAAAGTAACAATCAACTTCAATGAAGGGGTAACAGCCATCGTTGGACCAAATGGTTGTGGCAAGTCTAATGTTGTTGATGCAATGCGCTGGGTACTAGGTGAACAGAGCACCAAGAACCTGCGTTCAGACAAAATGGAAAATATCATCTTTAACGGCACCAAAAACCGTAAAGCTGCTAATCTGGCTGAAGTTTCATTGACCTTTGACAATACCAAAAACATATTACCTACCGAGTTTGCAACTGTTACAATCACTAGAAAACTGTTCCGAACCGGTGAAAGTGAATATAGACTTAACGATGTAAAATGTAGATTAAAGGATATTACGGATCTTTTCCTGGATACGGGAATTGGTTCTGATACCTATTCGATCATTGAATTAAAGATGATCGATGAAATCATCGCCAATAAGGACAATTCCAGAAGAAACCTCTTTGAGGAAGCATCAGGGATCTCGAAATATAAAGTCCGCAAAAAACAGACCCTATCGAAACTAAAAGATACCGAATCCGATCTTTCCAGGGTTGACGACCTTTTGTTTGAAATCAACAAGAACTTAAAATCGCTCGAAAACCAAGCAAAAAAGGCGGAGAAATACTTCAAACTCAAGGATGAATATAAGGAAGCAAGCATTGGTTTAGCTTATTATAAACTTGAGGGTTTTCAAACAGATCTTGAAAGGATTACCGATCAGGAAGCCGAGCAACAGGAAAAACTGAGAAATGTGCTTTCCAAAATGGAGAGCAAGGAGAAAACCTTGCAAGAATCCAAAACGGATATCCTTGCCAAAGAACAGAACCTGTCTACCCAACAAAAGGCTACCCAGGAATATATCAATAAGATCAGGTCTTATGAATCTGAGAAAAAGATCAAAAATGCGCAATTGCAACATCTGCAGGAAAAGGAAACTCGTCTTAATAATGACCTGCAGATCGACAAACAGCAATTGAACCATGTGCAATATCAAATAAAGCGACTGAACGAGGAACTTTTTGAAGAACAGAACAGCTTAGATATCTTAAAGCAGGACCTAGATACTAATAAAATCGAGGTTGAAGAACTGCGAGCACAACAGTCCTCGGCGAAAACGAAGCTGGACGAATTCTCCAAAAATAGTCAGGCCCTACAAAGCCAAATCTATGCTTTGGAAAAGGAATTGGCAGTTTTAGGCATACAAAAGGAAGCTTTGGAACAAGAATCCTTGCGAACCAGTCATGATTCTGAATCAAAAGAACTGGAACTTCAACAGTTCAATCATGCAGTTGCCGAATTAGAAGAACGTGTAGGGATCCAACAAGATCAATTTGATGAGGCCTTACGGACGGAAGAGGAAATCCAAAGGCAGATTGCCCAATGTGAAACCAAGCTTAAAGAATCAGCAGATGACCTGAGTAGAAAAGCGCGGTCCGTAGATTCCAAACAGAACGAATATAACCTTACAAAATCTTTGGTAGATAATCTGGAAGGTTTCCCAGAGTCCATTAAGTTCCTAAGAAAACATGCTGGCTGGAAGAAAAACCCACCCTTGTTTTCTGATATCCTATTCTGTAAGGAAGATTACCGTGTGGCTGTTGAGAACTTCTTGGAGCCTATCATGAACCATTATGTGGTAGAGACCAAAGAGGATGCTGTACAGGCCATAAAACTGTTAAGTGATTCTTCAAGAGGAAGAGCCAACTTCTTTGTTTTAGAAGCAATTAACGAACAAAAACCCAATAACAGCGCTAAGGAAAACAATAAGGCCCTTATACCGGCCATGGACATTATTAAGGTTGACGAAAAATACCGAAACCTTTGTAATATCCTTTTACAAGATGTGTATTTAATTGACTCGGAAGCTGAAATTGACATCGATGCCAACCTACCAGCTGATAACATAGTCCTTCTTCAAAAAGAGGGAAAATACGCTAAAAACAAATTGGGAATCTCTGGTGGCTCGGTAGGTTTATTTGAAGGCAAACGTATCGGAAGAGCCAAGAATTTAGAAATCCTGGAAAAGGAAATCAAAGATCTGAACGAACAGATTGATATCATACAAGAAACCCAAGAGGCATTGAATAGTCAATTGGTCGGATTGAAAGGCAGTTCCCAAAAGGAATTCATCGACGAACAGCGAATACAATTGAACCGTCTGAACAATGAGCTGACTACCGTAAAGACAAAACAGGAGCAATATCAAACTTTCATCAATAGCAGCCAGAACAGAAAACAGGATATTGAGACCAAGGTTGCCAATATCATCGCTCAATTAGAGAAATCTGAACCTGAATTGGCTACATTCAAAGAAACGGCAACCGAAAACCAAACGGTATTAAGCCGTCTGGAGGATTCCTACCATGAACTGACCGAGATCCTGAACGAGAAATCAACTGTCTATAACCAGGAAAACATTAAGTTCCACCAACAGCAGAACAAAGTGAATACCCTGCAAAGGGATGTAGAATACAGGGAAACACAACGTGAGAACCTAGAAGATAGAATCGAGAAGTTCAGCATAGAATTTGAAACAGTCAAAAACGACCTGAAAGAAGCCTTGAGTTTTGTAGACAACAACGATACAGACCTGGGCTCAATGTACGAACAAAAGGAATTGCTTGAAAAAGGTTTGCAAGAAGTTGAAGAAAATTTCTTTAAATCCAGAAAGGTAATCAACGATCTAGAAGATGAAATCAATCAACTTCGCAAATCCAAGGATATATCTGACGCTTTGATATCTGAGTTGAAGGATAAGAAAACAACATTACAGATTGACTTGAATGCGCTTAAGGAAAGGCTTTCAGTTGAATTCAATATCGAGTTACAAGATTTATTGGAAGCGGAAATCCCAGAGGAAAGATTGGCTATGGCCGATCTAGAGACTTCCTGCAGAAAGCTTAAAAAGCAATTGGATGACTATGGAAGCATCAATCCAATGGCCAAGGAAGCATACGATGAAATGGATGAACGCCATGGTTTTATACAAAAGGAAAAAACAGATCTAATGGAAGCCAAAGCTTCCTTATTGAGCACGATCCAAGAGATTGATCAGTCTGCCAATGATAAATTCATGTACGCCTTTACCACCGTTCGTGAGAACTTCATCAAGGTATTCCGATCCCTGTTCAACGAGGAAGACTCCTGTGATATCGTATTAAGTGACCCAAACAATCCTTTGGAATCCGATATCGATATTGTAGCACGTCCTAAAGGGAAACGTCCTTTGTCGATCAACCAGCTTTCAGGTGGTGAGAAAACATTGACTTCCACTGCCCTATTGTTCTCTTTATATTTATTGAAACCGGCACCGTTCTGTATATTCGATGAGGTCGATGCTCCATTGGATGACACCAATATTGATAAGTTCAATAACATCATCCGCGAGTTCTCCAACCAATCCCAATTTATTGTGGTTTCCCATAATAAACGTACGATTGCCAGCACCGATATTATCTACGGTGTAACTATGGTGGAACAAGGTGTATCAAGAGTTGTAGCGGTAGATTTAAGAGACGTCGCCTAA
- a CDS encoding prolyl oligopeptidase family serine peptidase, producing MHKINLIISCLVLGAVSSSFAQLSPLTVEKIMRDPKWMGTSPSNYRWSDNSRFLYFDWNPEGKDKAQVYRLDIASKKYVLSSDSIANLDEAPQYIFNKDKSIAVFEREGDLYVKNKDQVKRLTETVERENPLSFLLNDELVFQRNENVYSLDLNNTTVRQLTNFQRGAAPKSDRKLSDQEEWLKKDQEQLFEVFKEEDRLKDKRKKKENKKALYLGDALLGGLSISPDGQYITYRLIYPAKGNRNTIVPDFITRSGYVEDLNMRTKVGNELTQFKAYVYKVKQDTALEVKATKIPGIKDLPAYLSDYPERLAELQKANKDRQITWGVASWSPNAKYAVITAKAQDNKDFWILKVNPEDASVAQLDRQHDDAWISGPGIGRDVKWLNDHTFYFNSEASGYSHLYSYDLNSNSKKQLTEGNWEVQSVQLSKDGKNFYISGNKEHPGITHFYSLPVQGGNLSQITSMKGGNEVTLSPDEKYLAISHSTMNKPWELYLQINKAQANASQITKSTSTEFDSYAWREPDMVKFQNRYGDDVYARVYPAKNPHPNKPAVVFVHGAGYLQNVHYWWSQYFREYMFNNMLADNGYTVIDIDYTASSGYGRNHRTGIYRHMGGKDLTDQVDGVKYLVDHYGVNPANVGLYGGSYGGFITLMGLFTEPEVFKSGAALRSVTDWAHYNHGYTANILNTPVEDPIAFKRSSPIYFADKLKGNLLMLHGMVDVNVQFQDIVRLNQRLIELGKENWDLAVYPVEDHGFVQPSSWTDEYKRIFKLFENTLKK from the coding sequence ATGCATAAGATTAACCTCATCATCTCTTGTTTGGTCCTTGGAGCTGTTTCTAGCAGCTTTGCCCAGCTATCACCTTTAACGGTCGAAAAGATCATGCGAGATCCTAAATGGATGGGTACTTCACCCTCAAATTATCGTTGGTCTGACAACAGTAGATTCCTCTATTTTGATTGGAATCCAGAAGGCAAGGATAAAGCCCAAGTTTATCGCTTGGATATTGCCTCCAAGAAATATGTGTTAAGTTCGGATAGCATTGCCAATCTGGATGAAGCTCCACAATATATTTTTAATAAGGACAAGAGCATTGCCGTATTCGAAAGGGAAGGAGATCTTTATGTTAAGAACAAGGATCAGGTCAAGCGTCTTACCGAAACTGTAGAAAGGGAAAACCCGTTATCCTTTTTGTTGAACGATGAACTGGTATTCCAGAGAAATGAAAATGTATATTCCCTAGACCTGAACAATACTACAGTTCGTCAATTGACAAACTTTCAACGCGGTGCTGCTCCAAAATCCGACCGAAAGCTGTCCGATCAGGAGGAATGGCTGAAAAAAGACCAAGAACAGCTGTTTGAGGTCTTTAAGGAAGAGGATCGATTAAAGGATAAACGGAAAAAGAAGGAGAACAAAAAAGCATTATATCTTGGTGACGCTTTATTGGGCGGTTTGTCGATTAGTCCCGATGGGCAATATATCACTTACCGTTTGATCTATCCTGCCAAAGGAAATAGAAATACCATTGTTCCCGATTTCATCACCCGTTCTGGTTATGTGGAAGACCTCAATATGCGTACTAAAGTGGGAAATGAACTTACACAGTTTAAGGCCTACGTATATAAAGTGAAACAAGATACCGCTTTGGAGGTTAAGGCAACCAAAATTCCGGGGATCAAAGATCTGCCAGCTTATTTATCTGACTATCCAGAACGTCTAGCAGAGCTCCAAAAAGCAAATAAAGATCGTCAAATCACTTGGGGTGTAGCTTCTTGGTCGCCTAATGCTAAATATGCGGTAATCACGGCAAAAGCTCAGGACAACAAGGATTTTTGGATCTTGAAGGTAAACCCGGAAGATGCAAGTGTGGCCCAATTGGATAGACAGCATGATGATGCCTGGATATCTGGACCTGGAATAGGAAGAGATGTCAAATGGTTGAATGACCATACCTTTTATTTCAATAGTGAAGCCTCTGGATACTCGCATCTGTACAGCTACGATCTAAATAGCAACAGTAAAAAGCAATTGACCGAAGGAAACTGGGAGGTGCAATCGGTTCAATTGTCAAAAGATGGAAAGAACTTCTATATCTCGGGAAATAAAGAGCATCCCGGCATTACCCATTTTTATAGCTTACCTGTTCAAGGAGGCAATTTATCACAGATCACCTCGATGAAGGGTGGTAATGAAGTCACGCTTTCACCGGATGAAAAATATTTGGCGATTAGCCATTCTACCATGAACAAACCTTGGGAACTGTACTTACAGATTAACAAAGCCCAAGCGAATGCCAGTCAGATTACCAAATCGACCAGCACAGAATTTGATAGCTATGCTTGGCGCGAGCCTGATATGGTTAAGTTCCAAAACCGCTATGGCGATGATGTATATGCTCGTGTTTATCCAGCCAAGAATCCGCACCCCAATAAACCGGCGGTAGTATTTGTACATGGAGCAGGTTATCTGCAGAATGTACACTATTGGTGGAGCCAGTATTTCAGGGAATATATGTTCAATAACATGTTAGCCGACAATGGCTATACTGTAATTGATATTGATTATACAGCGAGCTCCGGTTATGGACGTAATCACCGAACAGGCATTTACAGACATATGGGAGGGAAGGATCTTACCGATCAGGTTGATGGTGTAAAGTATTTGGTAGACCATTACGGAGTTAACCCTGCTAATGTAGGCCTATATGGAGGCTCATACGGAGGTTTCATTACCTTGATGGGCCTATTTACCGAACCGGAGGTATTCAAGTCTGGTGCGGCTCTAAGGTCTGTTACAGATTGGGCACATTATAACCATGGTTATACCGCCAATATATTGAATACACCGGTAGAGGATCCGATCGCTTTCAAGAGAAGTTCACCAATCTATTTTGCCGATAAATTAAAAGGCAATCTGTTGATGTTGCATGGTATGGTGGATGTCAATGTACAATTCCAGGATATCGTAAGGCTTAACCAGCGTTTGATAGAATTAGGAAAAGAAAATTGGGATTTAGCGGTTTATCCAGTCGAAGACCATGGATTCGTACAACCAAGCAGTTGGACCGATGAATACAAAAGGATATTCAAGTTGTTTGAAAATACCTTGAAGAAATAA